A stretch of the Zeugodacus cucurbitae isolate PBARC_wt_2022May chromosome 6, idZeuCucr1.2, whole genome shotgun sequence genome encodes the following:
- the LOC105209238 gene encoding cytochrome c oxidase subunit 7C, mitochondrial-like, which yields MLGRTGLLARNITQSLVRHHSHGGIPGENLPFGLNNRYKLTAYFILFFGSGLAAPFLVVRHQLLKK from the exons atgttGGGTCGCACAGGTCTTTTGGCTCGTAATATTACCCAGAGTTTGGTCAGACACCACAGCCATGGCGGTATTCCCGGAGAG AACTTACCTTTTGGTCTGAATAACCGCTACAAGTTGACCGCTTACTTCATTCTGTTCTTCGGTTCTGGATTGGCTGCTCCATTCTTGGTCGTCAGACATCAATTGTTGAAGAAGTAA